Within Bacillus sp. Marseille-Q1617, the genomic segment TGAAATCGAAACGAAAAGTAACTCCACCGTTGATGCCGAGTATGATAAGTACATGACTAATGTCGAAGGCGTTTTTGCAGCTGGAGACATGAGACGCGGTCAAAGCCTGATCGTCTGGGCCATCAACGAAGGACGCGGGGCAGCACGAGAATGCGACCGCTTCTTAATGGGTACAACTGAACTGCCATAATCAAAGACAGATCTCCAATGATATCGCTTGGAGGTCTGTTTTTTTTACATAATCGTCATAAGGACTTATTAACATGTGGATAAAAACCATGTTTGTAATTATTTACTAATACTATTCTACTAAGTCATTAGTCTCTTTTCTACTGCACTCATTAAGGAGAAAATAAATGAAAGGGTTTTCATTGGTATATACAAATGATTCTAAACTGGTCCACTTATGAATAGTTTCTACTAGAGGAGTTTTGTCCATATGCAGTTAAAAACTCCAGCACCCAGAAAGACAGGAAGTGATGTCACGTCTATTGATGAGAGGGTCTAAGAGGAATCAACGGAGAACTCACAAGATAGGGGGAAAAGAAAAATGATGAACTATTTACAAAGAATCGGGCGGTCATTGATGCTGCCGGTTGCGGTTCTGCCGGCAGCGGCGATCCTGATGGGGATTGGGTATTGGATCGATCCAACAGGCTGGGGAGCAGATAGTCCTGTTGCGGCTTTCTTGATCAAAGCCGGTGCCTCAATTATTGATAACATGTCCATTTTATTCGCTGTCGGGGTTGCCTTGGGGATGGCGAAAGCTAGGGATGGGTCCGCTGCCCTCAGTGGATTGGTCGCTTATCTAGTGATTACCACACTGCTTTCAAGCGGTTCTGTGGCAATGCTTCAAGGAGTGGAAGCAGAAGCTGTAAATCCCGCTTTTGCTAAGATTGGAAATCAATTTGTCGGGATCCTTTCAGGACTTGTAGCAGCAAGCATGTATAACCGGTTCAGTCATGTAAAATTGCCGGATGCCCTCGCATTCTTCAGCGGTAAACGATTAGTGCCGATCATGTCCGCTGTAGCGATGCTGGTTGTATCCGGTATCATGCTATTCGTATGGCCGGTTATTTATACTGCGCTTGTTTCATTCGGAAAAGAAATCAGTGCCTTAAGCTTCACGGGCGCAGGTCTGTATGGATTCTTCAACCGCTTATTGATCCCGACAGGTCTTCACCATGCCCTGAACTCAGTATTCTGGTTCGATGTGGCAGGAATCAATGATATCGGAAACTTCTGGTCCGGCAACGGTGAAAAAGGTGTTACCGGAATGTATCAGGCTGGGTTCTTCCCGGTCATGATGTTCGGACTTCCGGCGGCTGCACTTGCGATGTATCATGCGGCTAAACCTGCCAAGAAGAAACAGGTTGCTTCCCTTATGCTTGCAGCTGGTTTTGCTTCCTTCTTTACTGGAGTAACAGAACCACTTGAATTCGCATTTATGTTCGTAGCTCCTGCTCTTTATTTAGCTCATGCAGTGTTAACAGGTTTATCCCTTGCCATTGCGTCATTCTTCCAATGGACGGCAGGGTTCGGATTCAGTGCAGGTTTCGTCGACTTTGTATTGAGCTCGAGACTTCCACTGGCAAATATGCCTTTTATGCTCCTTGTACAGGGGATCGTGTTTGCACTAATTTATTACTTCCTGTTCCGCTTCCTGATTGCCAAGTTCAATCTGATGACGCCTGGGCGTGAAGAAGATACGGAGGAGGGAGCGATTGCCGAACCGGTCTCTCAGAAAGATCGATTTGCGGCAATGGCAGCGGAGATCTATGCAGGTCTTGGCGGAGATATGAATGTAACATCCGTCGACAACTGCATCACCCGCCTGCGTGTGGAAGTGAAGAATATGGATGCAGTCGATCAACAAAGAATAAAAGCGACCGGAGTGCCGGGAATCAAAATCACAGGTGCAAACTCCATCCAGGTCGTGGTTGGCACATCCGTCCAATTCGTAGCAGATGAAGTTGAGAAGCTTCGGAATAAAAGTGCATAAGAAAAAGACTTGATGAAAAATGTGCTGGTTTTTATTGAACAGCTAACACTAGTGAGAGGTTTAAGCCTGTTGCTGCTTGTTCTAGCATTTGATTGGAGTGCAAGACGAAGATTCCTGCGGGAAAAGCGACCAATGTGAGACTTGTCCAGCTGCGGGGCTTAGAGGCACATGTCATAAGTCAAATCGACCAAGAAGGCAAAGAACGCCTTCGTGGACGATTCGTCTTATGCCAACCGCCTCTAAGCAAAGCCCCTCCGCTTTTCTTCCCACAGGCGCAGAGCGCCGAGGAGGCTCCCCGCTCGCCCGCGGAAAGCGAAGTCTTGCACGGAAATCAAATGCGGTGTTTAATGTTGAATAATCATATACTATTTTCATTCAAATACTGATAGTCATAAAGGGACGGACCCCGCATATGGGTCCGTCCCTCTTCTAATCTATAAATCCCCCTTACAAACCAACTCAAATGGTCTATACTTTTAATAAAGAGATTTTCAATAAAGAAGGTTTTACATATGACAGAGAAAAAAAGAAAAGAAGCCGACCTCTATCAACCCATCCAAAAACACTTCACAAAACTGGGTTACAAAGTCAATGGTGAAGTGAAGGACTGCGACCTTACTGCGGTGAAGGGAGAAGAACTCATTATTGTTGAGTTGAAACTTTCATTGACGGTCGATTTATTGATCCAGGCAGCAAAACGGCAGCGTCTGACAGAGATGGTTTATATTGCGATCCCTAAGCCGAAACGAACCCGCTCGAAAAGGTGGAATGACATCTGTCACCTTGTGAAAAGATTGGAATTGGGCTTGATTACGGTTTCTTTAACCAAAAGGCCAAAGGTTGAATTTACAGCCCATCCCCAGCCGTTCGACCGCAAGAAAGTCATGACATACAGCAAACGCAAAAGGACTGCCCTGATAAAAGAAATTGAAGGACGAAGCGCTGACTATAATACCGGCGGGAGCAATAAGACGAAAATTATGACGGCTTATAAAGAAAGCTGCATCCACATCGCTTGCTGCCTCGAGAATTATGGACCGTTGTCCCCAAAAGCATTAAAAGAAATCGGGACCGGGGATAAAACGCCTTCCATTTTACAAAAGAATTATTATAAATGGTTCGACCGGGTGCAGAGAGGCGTCTACCAACTAAATGAAAATGGAAAAAAAGAGTTGGCAGATTATCCAGAGTTGGTGACTTATTATGTGGAAAAGATGAAAGAGCGTCCGGAAAGCAGATGAGTTGGAGTAATCACGCTGGTTCAAAATTCGACTTTGTAAAAGTAAGAGTAATCATCCAATTTCAGGATATCCTATTCTTAATAACAATTTCGATGAGGTGATTTCTGTGCCTAATACGTTTGAAGCATTGTTTGATTATCTTAAAACACGGTTCGATGATGAACCTAAGCCCCGTCCGCATGTCGGTGAAGCCATGGGCTTCTGGTTATATTACACAGCCATTGCGGAAGAGATTCCAGTCCTTGAAGCAGCTATGAATACAACGACGGATAAAGACCTGGTTCACCTCTTGGAGGATACAAAAAAACTCGCTCTTCATCAAATGCAGACAACAGAGGAGTTTATGTTGAAAGAAGGGATCCCTCTGCCGGATACTTCTGAAAAGAAACCGGTGTCCGATCCAAATAGTGTTCCTCTCGGGGTAAAAGCGACAGACTCTGAGATTGCCAACCTGATTTCAGCAAAAATTGCAACAAATATTGTCATGTGCGCCACCAATAACAGCCAAAGCGTAAGAAGTGACATCGGCTTGATTTGGATGCGATTCCAATCGGAAAAATCTGTATTGGGAATGGAATTGAAAACGAAAATGAAGGAGCGCGGCTGGCTGAAAATCCCGCCTGCTTATATGCCGCCGGGTGCCCCAGTCAATTAATTATACTTGAGGTTGGGACAAAAGTATTTTAGTCAAGGAAAACCCGAACTAATTTGTGATATAAGAGACAAATTAGTTCGGGTTTTTAATTTTTTCCTAATGAACATTTGATTTAGTGCTTTCCAGCGGTTGATTGAAGTGCAAGACGAAGACTCCTGCGGGAGAAGTGGCCAATGTGAGACTTGTCTAGCTGCGGGGCTTAGAAGCACATGTCATAAGTCAAATCGACCAAGAAGGCAAAGAACGCCTTCGTGGTCGATTCGTCTTATGCCAACCGCCTCTAAGCAAAGCCCCTCCGCTTTTCTTCCCGCAGGCGAAGCCGAGGAGGCTCACGGGTCACCCGCGGAAAGCGTAGTCTTGCACGGAAATCATTAGCGGTATTAAGAGACTACTCTGAAATTGTTTGTTTTTGTGTAGTGGTTTTTAGTTTTGTCCTAGCTTCATTTTTTATATGGTTTACCCTTCAAAACATATCCATTTTCCTATAAAATAAAAGAAAGAATTTTCGGAAAAAGGATGATCGTATGAAGAAAGCTTCAGTACTGAGAGACTTCCCATATCCATTCAAAGATCAAGTTTACCGCTATTCCAATAACTCCATTCCATTACATACGCCAAACTGCATCGAAGTCACCTCTACGTATATAGAAGAAATGCGATTAAAACGAACACTTCTTGAGAACCATCCTGAACGCTGCTTCCAATCACTTCCTCATAGTGTTCATGCCCAGTGGGAGGTGGTGGACACGGTGATCGATCACCTGGTTACCTATTACCCCCAGCACTTTTCAGTTGAAAGAAACGGTCGGCATTGGACATTCCGCAACAACATTCTAAAAGATAATAACACCTTTATATATGGCGACGAATCCAGTCTTCCTTGTCAGCCGCTGGATTTTATCGGGAGGCACATCCAGGAAGATCTGATCCTTATGATGCAGCGGGACGGTGATCTATATCTGGACGCGGGCCAGCTTTGTTTTCCTGCGAATTGTTCGCTTGCATTTAATGCCGGCATGAATTTCAAAGAAATTCATAGACCGATTCCGGGATTTAAAGAGGAGGGAATGGATGGGCGGATTCTTACCTTTTTACTGAAGATGGAAGCAGGGGATCCGTGGGTACGCAGGAACTGGTCACTGATGGCGGGGAATCGTTTGGATACTTCACTTGAAACCTTCGATCAATGGGGCGCCGACAGAAGAAAGGTCACAAAAGAGAATGCAGGGGAATTTGTTCATTTCAGGGTTGAAGTCCAGAAGCTCTTCAGGATGCCTGGTTCGAATGGAATTCTTTTTACCATTCATACTCATTTGCTGTCCCTCGAAACATTTGCCTCGAATCCTGATTGGCTTCACCAGTTTTATCAGATCCTTGGGGAATTGCCGGAACACATTACTGAGTATAAGGGGATCTCCCTTTATAAAGAGTCTGTACTGGATTATTTGAAAGCTAGAATGACTGAAAGCGGGTGAATCATTTTGGATAACAATGAACACTTCACCTTTATTCCTGGAAGGAGAATGTACTTATTTTGCGGGGATAAAGAAGGGATAAATAGACTTCAGCCGATCATCAACGAAGTGATTGACCGAAACCTCCCGTTTGAAAGCGTAGAAGTGGAGTCAACGGAGCTGGATACATGGCTGCACCGGCAGAAGATGGGAAGTTATTTATATGTATCTGCGTCCTGGGGGCAGGTCCGGGATATTAAAGTACTGGCAGAAAATATAGGCTTTACTGAAGAAGAAGCGCAGTACATAGGACGCGGTGAGAGGATCATGAATGTTTTTTGCTGCCGATGCCATGGTTTGACTCCTGCTCAGGAGTCGAAATCGAATCGCCACATAAGCTGTTCACATTGCCAATTACCCCTTGCCATTTCGGATCATTATTCTTCACTGCGGGATGCATTTCTGGGTTATGCTGCGGAGAAATGAAAGGGTTGAAGAAACATGAAAAGACACAATACGATACCTGTTTCAGTTGCATCGATCAAACAAGAGTGCAAAGACGTCAAAGTGTTTACATTACGCCCGGAAAAAGGGAGCGTTTTACCACCGTTCGGCGGTGGTGCACATATTACAACGTATATCGAAAAAGAAGAGGAAGTCATCGCCAGATCCTATTCGTTGACGAATCATGCAGATGATCGTGAGTATCGAATCGCCATTCGGTTGAACGAACATTCCAGAGGGGGATCAGCCTGCTGGCATCATCACATAAAGACAGGGGACAGGTTACGGATCAGTTTTCCTAAGAATTACTTCCCCCTTAGTTTCAGAGCGAAGCATCATGTTTTATATGCGGCAGGAATCGGTATCACGCCATTTCTCGCCATGA encodes:
- the nagE gene encoding N-acetylglucosamine-specific PTS transporter subunit IIBC, whose product is MMNYLQRIGRSLMLPVAVLPAAAILMGIGYWIDPTGWGADSPVAAFLIKAGASIIDNMSILFAVGVALGMAKARDGSAALSGLVAYLVITTLLSSGSVAMLQGVEAEAVNPAFAKIGNQFVGILSGLVAASMYNRFSHVKLPDALAFFSGKRLVPIMSAVAMLVVSGIMLFVWPVIYTALVSFGKEISALSFTGAGLYGFFNRLLIPTGLHHALNSVFWFDVAGINDIGNFWSGNGEKGVTGMYQAGFFPVMMFGLPAAALAMYHAAKPAKKKQVASLMLAAGFASFFTGVTEPLEFAFMFVAPALYLAHAVLTGLSLAIASFFQWTAGFGFSAGFVDFVLSSRLPLANMPFMLLVQGIVFALIYYFLFRFLIAKFNLMTPGREEDTEEGAIAEPVSQKDRFAAMAAEIYAGLGGDMNVTSVDNCITRLRVEVKNMDAVDQQRIKATGVPGIKITGANSIQVVVGTSVQFVADEVEKLRNKSA
- a CDS encoding DUF2161 domain-containing phosphodiesterase; the encoded protein is MTEKKRKEADLYQPIQKHFTKLGYKVNGEVKDCDLTAVKGEELIIVELKLSLTVDLLIQAAKRQRLTEMVYIAIPKPKRTRSKRWNDICHLVKRLELGLITVSLTKRPKVEFTAHPQPFDRKKVMTYSKRKRTALIKEIEGRSADYNTGGSNKTKIMTAYKESCIHIACCLENYGPLSPKALKEIGTGDKTPSILQKNYYKWFDRVQRGVYQLNENGKKELADYPELVTYYVEKMKERPESR
- a CDS encoding DUF3231 family protein, coding for MPNTFEALFDYLKTRFDDEPKPRPHVGEAMGFWLYYTAIAEEIPVLEAAMNTTTDKDLVHLLEDTKKLALHQMQTTEEFMLKEGIPLPDTSEKKPVSDPNSVPLGVKATDSEIANLISAKIATNIVMCATNNSQSVRSDIGLIWMRFQSEKSVLGMELKTKMKERGWLKIPPAYMPPGAPVN
- a CDS encoding DUF3445 domain-containing protein, whose product is MKKASVLRDFPYPFKDQVYRYSNNSIPLHTPNCIEVTSTYIEEMRLKRTLLENHPERCFQSLPHSVHAQWEVVDTVIDHLVTYYPQHFSVERNGRHWTFRNNILKDNNTFIYGDESSLPCQPLDFIGRHIQEDLILMMQRDGDLYLDAGQLCFPANCSLAFNAGMNFKEIHRPIPGFKEEGMDGRILTFLLKMEAGDPWVRRNWSLMAGNRLDTSLETFDQWGADRRKVTKENAGEFVHFRVEVQKLFRMPGSNGILFTIHTHLLSLETFASNPDWLHQFYQILGELPEHITEYKGISLYKESVLDYLKARMTESG
- a CDS encoding dimethylamine monooxygenase subunit DmmA family protein, which translates into the protein MDNNEHFTFIPGRRMYLFCGDKEGINRLQPIINEVIDRNLPFESVEVESTELDTWLHRQKMGSYLYVSASWGQVRDIKVLAENIGFTEEEAQYIGRGERIMNVFCCRCHGLTPAQESKSNRHISCSHCQLPLAISDHYSSLRDAFLGYAAEK